acttcattcatgtgcattttgggtttttgtgttaaactaccctaccccttgggatttcctataaatagaggtggaggggcagccctccacacacactctttctcacatacaagtgtcatgcatgatctggcttctctctccctcccagcgaaatagtttcgtagagccgtaaggctgtctgggttccggcaggaactagttctggacggcgaagccctgccggatagatgacaccgtatgtgtgcaactctgtagagagatcgtagtttcggtcttagttcgtgagtgcctcccgaagggctgtccgtgtgaccgtccgagtttcgaaggtcctcccgaagggctgtccgagtgaccattcgagtttcgaaggtcctcccgaagggctgtccgcgacaccgtccggggggctgttcgaccgcctcccggagggctgtctgaggagcagatgagggtatacatcctcgcggttgggaggttgtaaatcctagctgcggggatctgcaccgccgatcgtcatcgactctacttcccgctacgctacgagtcggtaacgaaaaagatcaaaccatgtatgcagtctccatagtggtcctgggctggtgcgtaggtcggaaattttttgttttctgtcgcgttcccctacaaATATAACAACCAATTACATGTCGGATAGAACCATGATATGAACAGAAGAATCAAGATTAGAGGACTTGATACCTAGGTCAGATGAGTGCATGCTGCGGGAAGGGAGGGGCAAATCCTGCAACATTCTCGCGTGCTTGCTTCGTTCCTCAACCAAGACAATGCTCCACCGCGGTGGACCTGAGGTCTTGAGGCCCAACCTAGTGGAGATGACCAGGACGGTGAGGGGATTAGGTGCTCGCTCGTGCGAATCGTGGATAATGTCAGGCGCAGCTAACAGATGGTAGAATGTACCGGTGCGGTGAACCTCACGGCGGCTGTGAGGATGACTGGTTCATGGCGGAGAGATCCATGGCAGCGAGGGGAGGGGAGAGCTCGGGGGCTGGAGAGGAATCAGGAGGGCGGGATGGATCGAGGGACGGATGTGTTTGGGGCATGTCAGTTAATGCGAGGAGGGATTATAGGCGAGACGTGGGACGAAAATCAATTGGGTTTGGAAACACATCTACGGACTTTTAGAAGCAACGTCAGCCGTGAGATAAAAACACATCGACGTCTCACGACCGGTCTGGCGAATGCCGTGATAGAAAGTGTTTCCAAAAGGGAAATGGTTATGGTGGCAGCGGACAGCCCGGTAGAGCCCGGCCCATCCAAGAACCAAGACTAGagcgggacccgcacgtcagtcaCACGCACAAGTCCTCCCGAGTCCACCTCCTTCCCCTTCCCCCGATCTTATCCTCGGCGAAGCTGCTCTAATGGCGGATCCGCCGGCGTCGTCCCCGGCCGACGAGGCGCGGGATCCAGGTCCGGCTCGCACACCACGTCTTCCCCCATCTCTCTGTCTCGCTTGGTTCCGCCGCCGGTTGCTGCTGAGTGCTGGCATGCCGCTGCTAGGGTTACGAAAGAGCAAGCGAATTCGCACTTCTTGCTTGGTCAGCTCAGAAGCTGCTCATGGCAGCACTAATTCGTCCAGTGATCCTCCGAGTTCTCGTTGCTGCGGCGGTAGACCAGTGATGGGGCTACTATGGTAGTGCTAGGTTCGTCTGATTGATCTGTGGCGACAGAGCAGGGGCCGCATGGCTCTGGCTCTCGGCTTCTGCTGGTCTGTTTGCCCATGCGTTCGCCTGATGATTAATCTAATCCTTTTGAAGTATTGTGTATTGTTCAGAACAATTCATGATTTCATTCAGACATCCCTGTTCAAACCGGCGCGTAGAGGACAGCATATAGCAGACTAACCTAGGTTAGCGTTCTTGTGCGTAGATATATACCCTCGTAATATACCGAGTGACCACCGTACACTGTGTGTGCTGCCACATTTTTAGCGTGTATATTTTTGCCTCTGCCGGTGTTTCATCATGATCGGCGGAGAAATCAAACTGGGTATTGAGATTAATTTTGCCCTCACTTTAGGTAGCTCAGAAGCTGCTCCTCATGGGAGTAGTACGTCGCAAGACACGAAAGAGCAGGAAGACATGAAAGGAGAAGCGGCTGTTGCGACCTCTGAACCCGTGAGGGAGGAACTGGTCCAGAGTGCCGTTAGTTTTCTGAGTCACCCCAAAGTCGTGGCATCTTCCGATGTCCAGAGGCGTTCCTTCCTGGAAAATAAAGGGCTCACCATGGACGAAATTGAAGAAGCATTTCGACGTTTACTTGTAAGTTCTTTTTTCTTTCACTATCTACTTGTCCCTGGTTGTTCTCAACTTTTGCTCTTTTCGTTAACTTCACTTTTGTAATTTGCAGAGCCCACCTTCAAACTCTACAAACTCAAATATGTGTGAATCTCAAGGTATGTGAGAACAGTCAGTTTACTAGTGATTCTAAGGCCTCCGGGTTTAGTTCTAATTTGATGTCACCGTGGATCCTGTCAAGGTTATTGATAGCTTTTCGGTTTGTTTTTCTGTATAAGTAAATGGTGATTCCATATCAACTTCCCCTTTCAGTTGTATCTTCAGTTCAGCACTGCTCTAAATGACTTCATCAAAACATTCTTTTTTCTGACATTCCTACTTTAATTTTGTAGGAAGTCCTGATCCTGAAACTTTAACCCCTGTGGTGCCCCGGCACCCAAAATCATATATGGAGGTTCGCTATCTTGGGCATCATTTTTTTTTCTGTCACGAACTCATGCTAGCATATGACTAACTTAGTTCAGTCTGAACATGTTGATATTGAACCGGAAGTTGTCTCTAAACTGTCATATTGGACTTAACACTTGACAGGTCATGGAAATGATACAGAGGGGAGAGCGGCCAGATGATATCCAGGCATTCTAAATTTCTATTTGTCTCCCTAGTATTATTGCTGCAACAAGAGGACTCTGTAACCCTATTATTTTGTGATATAGGATATTAATGATGAGCCACCAAACCCTGATCAGCCAATCTCGAAACCCAGTATGGCACCCAAGCCCAAGGTTTGCACTTGAAATTGTAGGCTAATCAATCTGATGATGAGTATAAACTTTTAGAGTATCTTCATGATGCCCTCGGACTTGCTTCAGAACTATGGTTGGCTCACATTTCTGTTGCCTGTTGAACAGCCGTGGGAGAAGCAAGGCCAACAAAGTTCCGGCCTGGACCTGAAAGCTCACACAAGCAACCCCAGCGAATCGTCGTCAGGAGTTCAAACCGATGGCACCAGCCAGGCCACGGGATCAAACAACAGCTCCGGTCACGGGAACTTGATGCTGACGGCAGAGCCGGCTACAGGCTCTGAAGCCCCCGTGGATGGCGTTGCCACCTCGCCAAAGCAGTAACTCTGGAAATGCATAGACGAACGGCGGTGGGATCAGGACATGATGTGAATCAGCGTCGACCTGATGCTGCTTCAGATTCCAGCACCACATTGTTGCATCTTCCGTTATTATCAGAAACTAGTTTAGTTTAGGGGGTCAGCGACATTTTTGGGAAGCTGGGATTGGATTCTTGCTGGAAATGAGCACCTACAATATGTACTTATCATTGGCATTCTTCACTTGTTCACGCATCCCTACTGCTGAGGCGTGCCTTACCTCTAATGTTAATCCAAGAAAGCACAGCCGGTTAGTGTGGTCATGGGATGGTGGGCAAAATGGTCATTCCTGCCTGAAGATTTTTATAGAAAGCAAAGGTTAGAAAACGGAAGAGGCAAAATACTAATCCCTTCGTTTCTAAGTATTCCTAGAAGAGAACGCCTGTATAATTATTTTGAATATAAAAAGGCTGGAGCCCGGCCTTTGCATCATTGTGACCCCCAAAAAAATTGGACTGGTACATaggagaattttttttcttttgtaaacaCTATATAGGAGAAAACATACACACCAAAAAATACATTTGAAGCTAATGTTACACAAGGcgacttagagcaactccaacgggccgacccaaatggacagcgattttgtccgtttgggtcagcAAGGCGGACACGAATGTCCGCTTCCGCGATTGGGTCGGCTCATGCGCCCAACGCAGGCGCCGACCCATTTTGACGGCACGGAAAAAAAAAATACATGCATATTTGAAATTAAAAACAAcatttaattaaacattaaagccggccacgaaggccggcggCAGTCCACGCGTCCTGCGCCGGCGTCGCCCCAAACCAGACCGGTGGCGCGCTGACCCACTCGCACTCTACtcccgtccaggagtagcgctcgatgggggaCAGCTTCGGCTCCGACTCGGCTTTGACACGGGATGGCGGGTGAACcggcggcaggacgcagtcgcccaccgcggagagggccatggccACCTCATacgccgcctcctcttcctcaaccgccgccgccctgtgccgctcgtcctcctcgctctcccggtagACGACCGCAAGGGCCTCCTGGTAGGCGGCCTCCGCCtcctggtcctcctcgcggacgacgagCGGGCGGTGGCACGGTGCAGTCGACTTCGCGAACGCcacgtcgcctcgcctcctcgtgctcgaaggagAACCAGCGCGCCCAGTTTGGCGAGTCGGTGGCGTAGGTGGGGTCGCGGCGCTGCTCCAGCGTCAAGAGCGCCCGCCAGCGCCACACCTCCTTCGCGTGCGCCCTAGACGACCgtggcgccgccggcactgggatcctctctgGATCTAGGTGCCAGTCGTGCGGCAAGGTGGCGTCGGGGTACGGGAGAGGCACGCGGTGCTActgtgccactccgcctggtgcactggcacgttcacgTGCTGCCTCGCCTGGCAAGCCGGCGCCGGCAGAGGCGGGACGAACTCCGAGGGAAAAGGCCtggcgggggccttgcccttggccttgctgctgctgccggcgccgGAGAAGAGCCCCATCTGGCACGGCTGGGGTGGCCAGGgtttgccggcgacgggggagcgagTGTGGCTAGATGGGGACGGGGGCTGGCTGGAAGCGGATGAGGACGAccccgccgcacggtcggcttaaaaaagggcgaccgccgtcgctgacgcgtgggcccgtggtcataaattaagctgaccaggCTGACCGTGGGTAGTTGGACGACCGCCATGTGGGGCCGCAGCGGACACCAAGAAGGCGCGTGGCGCCCGttccgcgtccgcgccgacgcatttggggcacaaatttgggccgcaaatgcatCGGCGCAGACGCGAAGCAGACttgatttgggtttgggtcggcgcgttgggcctcctcttttgtccgcgccgacccaaacggatggcgGCGAACGAAATGGGTCGCCCAATTGAAGTTGCTCTTCACAAATGTGCTGCCAACTCTGATGCTATTCTGTACAGTTTGGCCTAGAAAAATCCCGTGATAGCTATGGGGACAGGCGGACAGAAGTGACATGTTCACCGAGAGTGCTCTTTTGCACCCGAGCTCACATGCTCCCTAGTAAACAGTGAAACAAAAACATCAATAAATTATGTTACTTTTTTATAAACATTGATGAAAGTTTTCGCTGCATACAAAAAATTGTGATAAAATGAAACTCGTGGAAATATGGGCGAGAAAGACAGTCGATGCTCCAAAATGCTCCCAAAGAAACACAAGCTAACGCTCCGTGTTATCTTAATTGATTTcagacgatattatctcaaagtacaacaaacaagattgggtcgattcaatatgatcgttcttctaatatcatactctcaatgttgttttaagattatcattacacttaacgatatcctaagatccgaaaaacgtgattaccaacaacacttgagccaatCTCAGAGGCAAGATCGGAAACATatattttaccgtttatcattccacacgtgcatatgagtttccactgaatcgcatattcgaGGATCATAACAGCTATAGCATGAAATCTAAACCCTTAAGTATGAAaatgaaaatataataatacaatattattgcctctatggcatatttccaacaaaattaCACATAGCACACGGATGGCCCCCCTTCCTGGTTTTCAAAAACTTTGAAAGTGCAAAcgagctctgaaaaggttgaatctTGGCATGTTTTCATAATATGGCATCGGTGTGACGTGGTAAAAGTTTGACATGGTCTTGGACAAAGTTGTGATGAACACTCTTTAGAAACGGACCCATCTTCGGCGAAGGATCGTGGTTTGAGAGGGGGTGCGTCAATTTTGGAAGAAATTTATGTCATCCTTCATCGGATCGCCTTGAATTATTTTGCACGCCATTCTTACGCGCATGGAGACATTCATGTTCAAATTTGACCTTTTCCGGGCATCGTTTGTTATATTTAAGCCATTTAGTACACCATCTATCCATTTATTGAAAGTAATTCAAAAATGAACTACAGATAAGCTAACTAGTGCGCAAAAAAACTCCGAAAAATCACACATGACATCCATTGCAAATATGGATGACACGTGGTCAGAAATTACACATAGGTTTTGGTAGAACCAGGGATCCTACCGGACCTGCTccgtaggttgtaggggaaggatggaGGAGGGCGCGGCGAtgagcgggcgcgccggcggctgggcgccgtcgcgtaggaggaggatggcggcggctagggttagaggcggctagggttccggctcctctaggagccgggcaatagggataataatattcttattgcttaattccaaaaagaGTCTTATAGCCTATATtcataacctagataacttgcataagaattaacctaagataacttgcataagaattaacctaagataacttgtgggctaagatttCCCGAtgggcctagctaaaccggccataacacttctccccgcctgtaaggtggggaagcgcttgcggaGCTCCGCGAggcgatcaaccagcgtcaaacaccttctgAACAGCTAgggcggccaggtcggcggcgacggcgtcctccggaatgtagtctgcaacctccaggtagaagagtcgcgggcaggcatggccgggcgtgtagggctcgtcgcagttgaagcacaacccttggcggcgacgctcgagtagctcggctgaggtgagccggcggaacgggcgcgccgcggtcACGGCGAGGGGTGCCGCAGAAGCCTGCGCGGAATCCGGCCCGGGTAGCGACCCAGCGGTCCGGGACGAtgattcctgctggatggccaccgcatggcgctcgaacgcgcgggcgtagtacatggccgactggagatcctggggtccccgaagctccacgtccacgcggatgtgatctAGAAGTCCACCGACAAACAGGTCGGCCCGCTGTTGCGCCGTCACACCCGACgcatggcatgccagggcctggaaacggtcgacgtagtcctgcaccgtggatgtgaagggaaggcggccgagctccgccaggcggctcccgcgaaccggaggcccaaagcgaaggaggcagagctcgcggaagcgctcccaagggggcatggCGCCCTCGTCGTGCTCGAGGGCGTAATACCAGGTCTGTGCCGCGCCGCGGAGGTGGTACGAGGTGAGCCAGGTACGCTCCGATGCGAGGGTGCGCTGCCCGCGAAAGAACcggtcgcactggttgagccagttgagggggtcctccgtgccgtcatagGTGGCGAAGTTGATCTTGGCGAACCGCGACGGTGTCTGGGGTGGGGCGCCGTGTCGAGCTGGCTCAGAGGTGCGGAGCAGCGAGGCGGGTGGCGCCTGGTCGGAGTACTCCGGGTAGGGACCGGCGGAACCGGATGGCCAACCGAACTGCGGGAACGGAGTCGGCTGTTCGGGGGCCGTGGTGTAGACCGGCGATGACGAAGACCCAGCCGCCCACGCTGGGAGTGGTGACGGGGAGGGCGGGAACCGGACCTGATGGATCGGGAGGCCGGTCGGCGAGGGTGCCCCCGAGCTAGGCAGGGGCGGCGCGGTGGTTGCAGCGGCAGCAGCGGGGGCTGGACGGGGGCAGCGGCTGCCGGGGACGACAACGGCTGCAGGTGCCAGAGGGACGCCGTCGATGGTGGCGGCGGCAGATGCCACAGGCCCGCCGCTGCTGGTGGTGGCCCACTAGAGTACCCCGGCTGGAACGGCAACAGcgggggcccgccgcctgcgggtgcGCCCGGGAACAGCCACGGCGCAGGGTGGCCGTAGGTGGCGATCGGCACAGCCAGCGGAAGGCCATACGCTCCTGCCATGTACTGGTGGTACTGGTTCATGTGGAGCCCTTGGACGGCCGCTGCAGCGTACTAGTCATCTGTTCCGGCGTGAAGACGGTGGCTGGTGGCGGCGCGGAAGTGATGGGGGCCGGCGGTGGTAAGGAGCCCGCGGTAGTGACCGGGCCCGACAACGTGGGGGCCCCGGCGGTGGTCATCGGCGCGGAGGTGACGACGGGCAGCGACGGTGATAACGTTGAAGAAGACATGATCAAACCCAAGCAtctggataccaaattggtagaacTAGGGATCCTACCGGACCTGCTccgtaggttgtaggggaaggatggaGGAGGGCGCGGCGAtgagcgggcgcgccggcggcgggGTGCCGTCGCGTAggaggaggatggcggcgacggctagggttccggctcctctgggagccgggcaatagggataataatattcttattgcttaattccaaaaagagccttacagcctatatttataacctagataacttgtaTAAGAATTAactaagataacttgcataagaattaacctaagataacttgtgggctaagattgcccggtgggcctagctaaaccggccataacaGGTTTCCCGCGAGAACCACACACAATCGATATCGAGTGAATGAATGGCCCCCTTCCCAGTTttcaaaaaactttgaaaatgcaaACAAGCTCCGAAAAGGTCGAATCTTGGCATGGTTTCATGGTATGCCCTCGGAGTGCCGTGGTAAATGTTTGACATGGTTTGGAGAAAGTTGTGATGAACACTCTTTAGAAACGGACCCATCTCCGGCAAGGATCGTGTTGAGAGGGTGAGTGCGTCAATTTTGGAAGAAATTTCTGTCATCCCTTGTCAGATCGCCTTGAATTTCTTATGCCATAGATACATTCATGTTCAAATTTGGCCTATTCCAGACCTTGTTCGCTATATTTAACCCATTTTAGTGAATTTTCTATCCCATTTATTGAAAGTAATTCAAAAATGAATTACCAGTAAGCTAATTAGTGCGCAAAAAAACTCCGAAAAATCACACATGATGTCCTTGCAAATTTGGATGACACGTGGGCAGAAATTACACATAGCTTTCCCGCAGGAACCACACACAATCGATATCAACTGCACGAATGGCCCCCTTCCTggtttaaaaagaaaagaaaatgcaaacaAGCTCCGAAAAGGTCAAATCTTGGCATGGTGTCATAGTATGCCCACGGAGTGCCGTGGTAAAAGTTTGACATGGTTTGGTGAAAGTTGTGATGAACACTCTTTAGAAACGTACCCATCTTCGGCGAAGGATCGTGTTGAGAGGGGAGTACGtcaattttggaagaattttttgTCATCCTTCGTCGGATTGCCTTGAAACTTTTTGCGCTCTATTATCACACCATGGATATATTCATGTTCAGATTTGGCCTTTTCCGAGTCTCATTTGCTATATTTAAGCCATTTAGTGCATTTTCTATCCCATTTATTGAAGTAATTCAAAAAAGAACTACGGGTAAGCTAACTAGTGCGCAAAAAAACTCCGAAAAATCACATATGACGTCCATTGCAAATGTGGATGACACGTGGGTAGAAATCAAAGATTGAGGGGAAAATATCAGACAAATGGGTCCCACATGATTGGTAACCTTGCTTCGTGAACCAAAGGCAGGAAGGTGTGAGCACGCCTGACTTATAAATTGCACGCAGTTCTAGGGCAGTAACTGTTGGCGATAAGCATTCACACACGTCTTCCTTTTGGTAATCGTCAACAAATGTAAACGATGACATTGAATTTCGATGGCTGTCCCGCGTCTTGGCTCCCAAGACAATCGCCTCCCTCCCTCGCGGTCATCCAGATTCCGGCCGCTTATAAGTACTTGCCACTCGTCCCACCGGTATTCTCATATGTGCATTCTATCTTCCCTTGCCCCCTCTCTCTCGATCTCGAGCGATTATGTGGCAATGGCCGCCGGTGAGCCCACACGCCGATGAGGAGTTGACGCCGCCGCTTTGTAATGACGATGTGCCAAGCAGCGACGTGGGGGACCCCTATGCACTACCGGACTTGGTCGCGCCGGATCCACTCACCGAGGAGAGGTTTTGGAGTCCATACGACCACGTTATCTGGAAGACCTTGTCGTCGGAGGAAAAATCCAGACGTGTGGTGGTCATGAAGGAGGACAAGAAGAGGCGTGAGGAGAGAGAGGCAACAGAGGCTACTTAGAAGGTGAAGGAGCTAGAGCTGTGGCGGGAGGCGCGTCCATGCACGAAGGAGGTCGACGAATACAGTCGCTTCCTCGCCATGAGGGTCAAAGGCGGGAGCTGATGGCTCTATATTTTACATATTTTTAGAGCTCATTTATTGCATGTTCTCTTCATATATTATGTTCCATTAAACCAAATAGTTATCCATTATGCATGTTTACCGGATTTTGCACTTATCCTTATGAGCATTGTACAATTAGTATTTTAGTtgctttttatttgttttctttgctTTCTTGTGTTTACAGGTGTTTCGGAGCAACCTAGGACCAAGCACGACGAAAGGACCAAGGATGGGTTCGACACAGAGTCAGCCAGGGGACAAACTTAGTCATTTTGAAGGTCGGAAAAAATCATTTTTCCAAAGTGCTCCGAATCAATATCTAGGACCAGAAATGGATCGTCATCGTTCATACgaatccaacgagcccaagaacgtcaAATTCCGAGTTCGTATGAAGATTTGACGGTCATTTTATCGGAGGAGTACAACTACAAGGGTCTTTCGAATGACGCGAGCAGTAATTACGGCGGTGGTTTGACATGCACAACTCCCAATGTTACCCTTCCAGATGGGATTCTTCACCGATTTCTTTCCCATTCGATCGCACGAGATCCTTGGCTCGTAAAGAAGAGATTGGGAGAGGATTTGGCTCATTGTGATCCCTTGGATGAAGCCCATCAAGAGATTAGGCCATGGAGGCTCCTATATATGTCATCTACAACCCTAGAGGCCAGGACACACACCATTCATCTCCAACACATTCATCTTCTTCTCCATTGCTGCTCCAAGACCACCTCCATAGAGAAGAGAAGGGCCAAGACAAGAGGAAGAGAAAGGGGAGCCTCCACCGCGAGCACCGGCCTTCGGGTCAGTGCGGTCTTCTTCACCGATGCTGccaccatcaccatctccaccacggccgccgcTGCCATCACCATTACCACCATGCTCCTCTCTTCCACCGGCTCCGTGTCGGCTTGTAACTTGCCTTCTCCCTCTCCTATGTTTGAGTAGTTGTATTAGTTCTTGTGGATTTGGACGAACCCTTGCATGATTAGTACTTTGTTGAATAAGCGATCCAATATTCTCTTTATATGTATTGTGTTGATTGTCCCATGGTGTTGTGAAGAGCGCTCGCGCAACATTAGCCCCTTGTGGACTTGAGGCAAGTCATATTGGTGAGCAGCATGGTTGTGGAGGGTAGGTGGTGACAGTCATATTCTCCCTTCGTCCATGGTCATTGTAATAGGGATTAGTGGAGAACCCTAGAACTTAAGGCCGTGACTATGGGGAGTTCACTCCCCTTAATCATCGTTGTGATAACCGGAGTGGGGAAGCACGGTGGTGGCACGAGTGTACGTGGTAACCTTAGCGGGGATGTGTACTTTATTGGCTCCGCCCATGCGAGATCATATACAAGTGGCTTAGTGATACAAATGAGGGAGCCATGTCTATCATGTGTTGTTAGCATCATACTTGTGGTGATGACTCTAATTCCCTCGAGAACGTTTACTACTCAAGCACCGCTCCACTTAGTTTAGTCCcttttaattttctttcttttatttcttgttTGTAGTTTAAATAAACGCTACCCTTTTATTTGTCTTCTTAGCAACTTATTAAAGTAGGCTATTTCCAAACTGCGGTTTGAGTGCGTACGTGACTGTGTTAAGTGACAGCATGGTTGCAGGATTTGTGATGCCTTCTTTTTTAGCTCCCTATGGATTCGACACTT
This DNA window, taken from Triticum aestivum cultivar Chinese Spring chromosome 1D, IWGSC CS RefSeq v2.1, whole genome shotgun sequence, encodes the following:
- the LOC123183239 gene encoding peroxisomal membrane protein PEX14 isoform X1 encodes the protein MADPPASSPADEARDPGSSEAAPHGSSTSQDTKEQEDMKGEAAVATSEPVREELVQSAVSFLSHPKVVASSDVQRRSFLENKGLTMDEIEEAFRRLLSPPSNSTNSNMCESQGSPDPETLTPVVPRHPKSYMEVMEMIQRGERPDDIQDINDEPPNPDQPISKPSMAPKPKPWEKQGQQSSGLDLKAHTSNPSESSSGVQTDGTSQATGSNNSSGHGNLMLTAEPATGSEAPVDGVATSPKQ
- the LOC123183239 gene encoding peroxisomal membrane protein PEX14 isoform X2, yielding MADPPASSPADEARDPEAAPHGSSTSQDTKEQEDMKGEAAVATSEPVREELVQSAVSFLSHPKVVASSDVQRRSFLENKGLTMDEIEEAFRRLLSPPSNSTNSNMCESQGSPDPETLTPVVPRHPKSYMEVMEMIQRGERPDDIQDINDEPPNPDQPISKPSMAPKPKPWEKQGQQSSGLDLKAHTSNPSESSSGVQTDGTSQATGSNNSSGHGNLMLTAEPATGSEAPVDGVATSPKQ